A stretch of the Porites lutea chromosome 12, jaPorLute2.1, whole genome shotgun sequence genome encodes the following:
- the LOC140921136 gene encoding phosphatidylcholine transfer protein-like: METKLETEAFRSLSNEEELQRAKWYKEDLEKGDGWTEAATGPGYTYWIKTIDADEVPIKIVYTVDMPFPAAVFIKLLDPQNLAARNDWDKAFVDHEIVEAYPNNGGYVTYMRAVLSCPLVDRSFVLYLPPSTEVDWYGKRAHFLLIKHAWHPEKPEGEDGLVRATNGGNFYVVMPDEERPEGACRVFGLTNNLYNGWIPKSNMEWMQRRVVPKKFNEWRENMVEGYKKYFNN; the protein is encoded by the coding sequence ATGGAGACTAAATTGGAAACTGAGGCGTTTCGATCTCTTTCGAACGAAGAAGAGCTTCAGAGAGCCAAGTGGTATAAAGAAGACTTAGAGAAAGGCGATGGATGGACTGAGGCGGCCACGGGTCCCGGTTATACCTACTGGATTAAGACAATAGACGCTGACGAAGTTCCCATTAAGATAGTTTACACTGTTGACATGCCCTTCCCCGCTGCGGTTTTTATAAAGTTGTTGGATCCCCAGAATCTAGCAGCTCGTAATGATTGGGACAAAGCTTTCGTCGACCATGAGATTGTAGAAGCCTACCCTAACAATGGCGGATATGTGACGTACATGCGAGCAGTTTTATCTTGCCCATTGGTAGATCGATCGTTCGTTTTGTATCTTCCACCAAGTACAGAGGTCGACTGGTATGGAAAACGTGCACATTTTTTGTTGATCAAACACGCATGGCACCCAGAAAAGCCCGAAGGCGAAGATGGCCTAGTACGAGCGACAAATGGTGGCAACTTCTACGTGGTGATGCCAGATGAGGAGCGACCAGAAGGTGCATGCAGAGTGTTCGGATTAACCAACAACCTCTACAATGGGTGGATTCCTAAAAGTAACATGGAATGGATGCAGAGGAGAGTTGTACCCAAAAAATTCAACGAGTGGCGAGAAAATATGGTGGAGGGttataaaaagtattttaataATTGA
- the LOC140921131 gene encoding transmembrane protein 79-like — MASYSEKKASVREDQLLAMRGIVAGSVFLLLVALVAVYGPIPRPHLPSLEDKLVFTLQWQAVSAFALIAGLVWVEATRALTTAINPLDKVAEKQNLSGVASRYASNTLEQYLLSSGASLILSSHLSSENMHAIPVLVILFMFGRLTFALGYKYYHAHRAFGHMITAFPTVCVYAYCVYRLVMNNFGYNRNRQI; from the exons ATGGCGTCTTATTCAGAAAAGAAAGCTAGCGTGAGAGAAGACCAGTTGCTCGCTATGCGAGGTATTGTAGCAGGCAGCGtgtttttgttgctggttgCTCTTGTAGCAGTCTACGGTCCTATACCAAGACCTCATCTGCCAAGTTTGGAAGACAAACTAGTTTTCACGCTTCAGTGGCAAGCTGTTTCTGCCTTTGCTCTTATTGCAG GTTTGGTGTGGGTAGAAGCAACCCGAGCACTTACAACAGCAATTAATCCTCTGGACAAAGTAGCAGAGAAACAGAATCTCAGTGGGGTAGCTTCCCGTTACGCATCCAACACACTAGAGCAGTATCTACTGAGTTCTGGAGCATCACTCATTCTGTCATCTCATCTGTCATCTGAAAACATGCATGCTATTCCAGTGCTGGTGATTCTCTTCATGTTTGGTCGGCTCACGTTCGCTCTTGGGTACAAGTACTACCATGCTCATCGGGCATTTGGGCATATGATCACAGCCTTCCCGACTGTTTGCGTTTACGCGTATTGTGTCTACCGCCTGGTCATGAACAACTTTGGTTACAATAGAAACAGGCAGATTTGA
- the LOC140921231 gene encoding transmembrane protein 79-like, which yields MASDSEKKASVREDQLLAMRGIVAGSVFLLLVALVAVYGPIPRPHLPSLEDKLVFTLQWQAVSAFALIAGLVWVEATRALTTAINPLDKDAEKQNLSGVAPRYASNTLEQYLLSSGASLILSTHLSSENMHVIPVLVILFMFGRLTFALGYKYYHAHRAFGHMITAFPTVCVYVYCVYRLVMNNFGYNRNRQV from the exons ATGGCGTCTGATTCAGAAAAGAAAGCTAGCGTGAGAGAAGACCAGTTGCTCGCTATGCGAGGTATTGTAGCAGGCAGCGtgtttttgttgctggttgCTCTTGTAGCAGTCTACGGTCCCATACCAAGACCTCATCTGCCAAGTTTGGAAGACAAACTAGTTTTCACGCTTCAGTGGCAAGCTGTTTCTGCTTTTGCTCTTATTGCAG GTCTGGTGTGGGTAGAAGCAACCCGAGCACTTACAACAGCAATTAATCCTCTGGACAAAGACGCAGAGAAACAGAATCTCAGTGGGGTAGCTCCCCGTTACGCATCCAACACACTAGAGCAGTATCTACTGAGTTCTGGAGCATCACTCATTCTGTCAACTCACCTGTCATCTGAAAACATGCATGTTATTCCAGTGCTGGTGATTCTCTTCATGTTTGGTCGCCTCACGTTCGCTCTCGGCTACAAATACTATCATGCTCATCGGGCATTTGGACATATGATCACAGCCTTCCCGACTGTTTGTGTTTACGTGTATTGTGTCTACCGCCTGGTCATGAACAACTTTGGTTACAATAGAAACAGGCAGGTTTGA